GTGAATGGGGTTTGAGCATGCGACTTTATGACACCCTGAGATTTCCACGCAATATGACACTTGGTGCAATCCAAGATGAAGCATTAATCTATGAAATGGGTAAAAAGATTGGCAAACAATGCTCAGCTATTGGTGTGCATATTAATTTTTCACCCGTAGTTGACGTTAATAATAATCCCGCAAATCCGGTGATTAACGACAGATCATTTGGAGAAAACAAAGAAAAAGTTGCTCGTTATGCCATACTCATGATGCGTGGATTGCAAGACGGTGGCGTCATGGCTTGTGCAAAACATTTTCCTGGCCATGGAGACACGAGCGTCGATTCACATTCTAATTTGCCCGTGATCACGCACACAAGATCTCATCTAAATAACACCGAGCTATACCCATTCAAAAAACTTATTGCACAAGGCGTCGATGCCGTTATGAACGCACATCTGTGCATCCCCACACTGGAGGATACGCCAAACATGCCATCAAGCTTGTCACACAAAATTGTCACCGAACTGTTGCAAGAAGAATTGGGATTCAAGGGACTCGTCATCACCGATGGCCTTGGTATGAGTGCAATCACCAAGCACTATGCACCAGGCGACATTGAACTCAAAGCATTACTGGCAGGCAATGACATTATTTTGTGTCCATTGGATGTCCCAAAAGCTGTGGAACTTATTAAACAAGCTATACAAAACAAACAACTGAGCACTGAAGTATTAGATGCACATGTAGCAAAAATTTTACAAGCAAAAGAAAAAATGAATCTACACCGTAATCGTTTTGTTGATAAGCATGAGGCTTACGCCGCTTGGTTGAATAATGATTATGGCTTAGAGCTAAAAAAGAAATTATTTGCAGCGGCAATAACTAAGGCAAGCGTTCATGATATACTACCCGTTAAAGCCACTGAAAATGACCGTATAGCGCTCATTAAAGTTGGAGGCCGCACAGAGTGCCACTTCAAAAATATGTTACTCCAGGAATGTCCTTGTGCAGATTTTTTGCTAGCCAGTAAACCATCCAACGATGAAGTAGAAAAAATAGCGCAAAACGTTGCGCCGTATAAACATATTATTATTGCGCTTTTTGATATGAATAAATTTGCTCACCAGAATTGGGGAGTTTCAGAAAAAACCCTTGAGCTGATTAGAATATTAGAATCACAAGGGAAGAAAATTACCCTGGTTCTTTTTGGCAACCCTTACAGTTTGAGACTATTTAATCGCGATAAACTTTCAATTATAGAAGCGTATGAAGATGATGCCGATGCACAACGAGCTGCCGCGCAGGTGATTCTTGGTACTTTAAAACCACAGGGCAAATTACCCGTAACGCCTCAGTATTAAAAAAGATCTGAATGAGTTCCTGTTCTGGCTAAAATAATTGCCGTTGTAGTTTTTTGATACATAAGCAACCAATCAGGTTCAATATGGCATTCCCAATACTTATTGAGATCGCCTTTTAGTTTGTGATTTTTATATTTTTGCGGCAAAGATTTTTCTGCAAGCAATAGCTGAATAACAACACTAAGCTTGTTCATATCTTTGCCACGTTTTTTAGTTTTTTCAGCATCTTTTACAAATTGCTTCTGATAGATGCGTTCCAACATTTAAATACCCAGCTTTTTAGAAATGGCTTCGGCTTCTTTACCCTTGATAAGATCTTTTTTTTCTTCAATATCTTTAAACGATTTCAAAGTCTTTTTATTAGGAATATGATCGCTAAGCGCACACTCTTCAATTGACTCTATAGCTTCCAAGACAAGTTCTCGCATACTCTTGCCAAGAAGAGCGGCTGTCGCCTTTAGTCTTTTATGATCTATTAATGGAATATCGATGGTTATACGGGATAAATCGCTTCTTGTTTTCATAGAGAACTCCTATTTAACTGGTTGCATATCTTATAAAACATATTACCACAAATACATAAATAAGGGAACAATCAAAGCAAAACAGATCAGTTTTTACCAGCCGCCGCCTCCACCACCACCGCCTCCGCCACCGGATGAACCGCCACCACCCGAACCGCTGCTAAAACCTGATGATTTTCCAGGCACTGAGCTTGATGAGGAAATCACTGAGTTCAAATTACCGCTAACATCGGAAGAAAATGCACCGGCATCAAAGTGGTTGTTACCTAGACCACCATACCAGATTGGCACATAGACATGGCCTGCTTGCGCCATTTTTTCAAACATTGGAGCAAATTGGCGAGACCATGCTTTTTCTACACCAAGCGCAATCGCATAGGGCAAATAGGTCTCATACAATTCTGGTGTTCTTGTTGGTGGCGTACCAATAATTTTTAAGCGTTCAGTTTCCGTGGTTGCCAGGAATAATTTAAACCCTTCTATTTTATTAGAAAGTTCCCACCCATCACGGGTGTAACCTTTTAATACAAAGTAGGTAGCAAGCAACACTAACCCATAGGTAACGGCGCCAATCACTAAAACAATTTCGGAAGTAAACAAAACAAAGGCAATCAGTAAAAAACCAAAAGCAATAAGGCCACCCATGAACATAGTTTCAGTATTAAAATTAAAATAGTTATCTAACTGCTCGCCATAATGGGATTGAACATCTTGAACAACGCCCTGCATAATTTCGTTATGTTTTTTTAATTCAATCGCATCTTTTTTTGCAAACAACGAATCGAAAATTTCTGCGTATAACCCACTATCGTTAATTTTTTTATTCTTTTTTAAGGTGTAAACATCGGCACCAAACCATCCTGTTTTATGTTCAATCGTCAACCAACCCTGCACCGCCATATTAACGATTTCGGCAGTCAACACCTTGCTATCGTAACCCATTGATTGGAAATAACGAATTTCTCCCGGCAACATATCTTCGGGCGGATAAAACAAGGGAATAATAGGTGTATCGGAACGATCTTTGCGCACTCGCACATAGGCAGGCCAGAACATAATTAAAAGCAAAAATAGACCGAGAAGTAAGATAAAAATAGAAAGATTATCTTTAAAAAACCACAGTAACTTTTGTAAAAAACTTGGTTGATCAACGTATCCCTTAGGCCAACCAACAACAATGGTTAAGCCTTCATATTGACGTAAAGGAAATGTGGTAGCAAATTCAGCCTCATGCTCAGCTACATGACGAGTATAATTTTTTTGTTTTGAATTCTGACGCCCCGTGTAGGCCTCTATCTTAATTGTATCAGCAGGAATAGTGGAGGGCAGATGCACCGTAGCCGATGCCTCTTTAATCGGAAAACGCCAACCGTTACCAGTTACATTCCAATAGAGCTCATCATGATTCTCAAAAAAACCAAGCTGACGATTGGTGGTGTACTCAATGGTGAAGGTGTATAACCCAGGATGCAAGTACGTAGCAGCAGAACCAATATAAATCTTTTTTCCATTGGAAGCAGATTCAACATGATACGGGGAACTTTTACCATCGCGCAAAACAGCAGTAACATCAAACTGAACATTATAGGAATTGCCCCAGCGGTCTTTGTACTGGGTAGGAAATTCGCGCACAATGCCACGCTTAATGGCATCGCCTTCTGCTTGTACCGTGATCGTCTCGCGCACCCTCATGGAAGCATCTTTATGAATCGTAATATCACTCGCAAAAGACGCTATATATTCTTGCGCCTGCACAGAGACAGAGAATAATAAAGCCAGGATTAGAAAAACCATAGGCCCCTCCCAGTAGCTACGATGTTATTTGAAATCAACCTTAGGCGTTTCACGCTCATGAGATAAAATTTCAAAATACGCAGCTTTTGCAAAACCAAACATATTGGCAATGATATTTGATGGAAAACTTGCAACGGAAACATTATAGTTACGCGCCGCACCGTTATAGTAGCGTCGACCTAATTGAATTTCGTGCTCAAGATTGACCAGTTGTTGTTGCAACTGTAAAAAGCTCTCGTTAGCTTTAAGATTAGGATAGTTTTCTGCTACGGCAAACAATGTTTTGAGGGCAGACGTTAAACCTTGCTCTGCGCCTTCTTTTTGCGATACCGTTTGAGCACTCATTGCTGACGCGCGCATTCTGGTAACGTTTTCTAAAACTTCTTTTTCATGAATACTATATTGCTTAACAACGGCAACTAAGTTAGGAATAAGATCATAACGACGTTTAAGTTGTACATCAATACCACTCCAGCCTTCATCAACTAATGCTTTAAGACGTACAAGACCGTTATAAGCTCCCATAACC
The window above is part of the Candidatus Dependentiae bacterium genome. Proteins encoded here:
- a CDS encoding type II toxin-antitoxin system YafQ family toxin, which gives rise to MLERIYQKQFVKDAEKTKKRGKDMNKLSVVIQLLLAEKSLPQKYKNHKLKGDLNKYWECHIEPDWLLMYQKTTTAIILARTGTHSDLF
- a CDS encoding DUF2207 domain-containing protein; amino-acid sequence: MVFLILALLFSVSVQAQEYIASFASDITIHKDASMRVRETITVQAEGDAIKRGIVREFPTQYKDRWGNSYNVQFDVTAVLRDGKSSPYHVESASNGKKIYIGSAATYLHPGLYTFTIEYTTNRQLGFFENHDELYWNVTGNGWRFPIKEASATVHLPSTIPADTIKIEAYTGRQNSKQKNYTRHVAEHEAEFATTFPLRQYEGLTIVVGWPKGYVDQPSFLQKLLWFFKDNLSIFILLLGLFLLLIMFWPAYVRVRKDRSDTPIIPLFYPPEDMLPGEIRYFQSMGYDSKVLTAEIVNMAVQGWLTIEHKTGWFGADVYTLKKNKKINDSGLYAEIFDSLFAKKDAIELKKHNEIMQGVVQDVQSHYGEQLDNYFNFNTETMFMGGLIAFGFLLIAFVLFTSEIVLVIGAVTYGLVLLATYFVLKGYTRDGWELSNKIEGFKLFLATTETERLKIIGTPPTRTPELYETYLPYAIALGVEKAWSRQFAPMFEKMAQAGHVYVPIWYGGLGNNHFDAGAFSSDVSGNLNSVISSSSSVPGKSSGFSSGSGGGGSSGGGGGGGGGGGW
- a CDS encoding LemA family protein is translated as MNVTLLIILGIVALVALWVMGAYNGLVRLKALVDEGWSGIDVQLKRRYDLIPNLVAVVKQYSIHEKEVLENVTRMRASAMSAQTVSQKEGAEQGLTSALKTLFAVAENYPNLKANESFLQLQQQLVNLEHEIQLGRRYYNGAARNYNVSVASFPSNIIANMFGFAKAAYFEILSHERETPKVDFK